Proteins encoded together in one Bernardetia sp. window:
- a CDS encoding tetratricopeptide repeat protein: MQNIENLQEKLDLAQRLPNPNTKNIVALAVGLGEELFFIGKSKEAYKVSELVADNIDKITEERENHQLKGIAYSNLGFFASSAGNISKGIEYLTKAKDYLEPINSESLADVYVRLGSLNWNLGNYDEGLKYTREALMLAEKYKKLRTLGFSAYLLGGYFIDLKDYEQAERYYKRAYKSFEETKENNGIGRIINGLANVHYLKGEYDLALENAYKALEIHTAQDNQNSISRDYNDLGKFYTVKKQYQKAFEYYGKALKIRLENNFYAAAVTTLYEIGKLHLELGSGKEAIVFLKKALKEADKLDAKAKLFKIHLLMSEAYKEDKNYEKAFFHLEKYNQIKELALGDENSARIKNLETQFEAEKARQESEIYRLRNIELREAYAMIEEKNRDITASINYAQRIQNAFSSREEFKELFPKSFLIYVPRDIVSGDFMWTTKVANKKILVVADCTGHGVPGAIMTVLGRTLLKNIVEERNIIEPSQILYALDKSVRESLHQETSNTNDGMDAAILVIDEVTKKIEFSGAKLPLILAREGKVERIKGSSFAIGGKKHKSREKEFHTHTLDFQEKDRFFLFSDGYQDQFGGKENRKFMSKNLIKTIEKSVYLSCYEQYPILKDTFFDWKGERKQTDDVILVAIEL, encoded by the coding sequence ATGCAAAACATAGAAAACTTACAAGAAAAACTAGACCTTGCCCAACGCTTACCTAATCCAAACACAAAAAACATTGTTGCTTTGGCTGTTGGGCTTGGAGAAGAACTATTTTTTATAGGAAAATCAAAAGAAGCCTATAAAGTAAGTGAATTGGTAGCTGATAACATTGATAAAATTACTGAAGAAAGAGAAAATCATCAGTTGAAAGGTATTGCCTATTCAAATCTCGGTTTTTTTGCAAGTTCGGCGGGTAACATTTCAAAAGGAATTGAATATTTAACTAAAGCAAAAGACTATTTAGAACCAATAAATAGCGAAAGTTTGGCAGATGTGTATGTGCGTTTGGGAAGTTTGAACTGGAATCTAGGAAATTATGATGAAGGTTTGAAATATACTAGAGAAGCTCTCATGCTTGCTGAAAAATATAAAAAACTCCGAACCCTTGGATTTTCAGCTTACCTTTTAGGAGGGTATTTTATTGATTTGAAAGATTATGAACAGGCTGAAAGATACTATAAACGTGCTTATAAATCCTTCGAAGAAACAAAAGAAAACAACGGAATAGGAAGAATCATCAACGGACTTGCCAATGTTCATTACTTAAAAGGAGAATATGATTTGGCTTTAGAAAATGCCTACAAAGCATTAGAAATACATACTGCACAAGACAATCAAAACAGTATTTCAAGAGATTATAATGATTTAGGAAAGTTCTACACAGTAAAAAAACAATATCAAAAAGCCTTTGAGTATTACGGAAAAGCTCTCAAAATTCGTTTGGAAAATAATTTTTATGCGGCAGCCGTAACAACACTTTATGAAATTGGAAAATTACATTTAGAATTAGGAAGTGGAAAAGAAGCTATCGTATTTCTTAAAAAAGCCTTAAAAGAAGCTGATAAACTAGATGCTAAGGCAAAACTTTTTAAAATTCATCTTTTGATGAGTGAAGCCTATAAGGAAGATAAAAATTATGAAAAAGCATTTTTTCACTTAGAAAAATACAATCAGATTAAAGAACTAGCATTAGGAGATGAAAATTCGGCTCGTATCAAAAACTTAGAAACACAGTTTGAAGCTGAAAAAGCAAGGCAAGAATCAGAAATCTATCGTCTTCGAAATATCGAATTGAGAGAGGCGTATGCTATGATTGAAGAAAAAAATAGAGATATTACGGCAAGTATAAATTATGCCCAACGCATTCAGAATGCTTTTTCAAGTAGAGAAGAGTTTAAAGAACTCTTTCCAAAATCATTTTTGATTTATGTTCCTCGTGATATTGTGAGTGGAGATTTTATGTGGACTACAAAAGTAGCAAATAAAAAAATATTGGTAGTAGCAGATTGTACAGGACACGGCGTTCCGGGGGCGATTATGACAGTCTTGGGAAGAACATTGCTGAAAAATATTGTAGAAGAAAGAAATATTATAGAACCTTCTCAAATTCTTTATGCCTTAGACAAGAGTGTTAGAGAGTCATTACATCAAGAAACCTCCAACACCAACGACGGAATGGATGCAGCTATTTTAGTTATTGATGAGGTTACTAAAAAAATAGAATTTTCTGGGGCAAAGCTGCCTTTAATTTTGGCTAGAGAAGGAAAAGTAGAGCGTATAAAAGGTTCTTCATTTGCCATTGGAGGAAAAAAACATAAGAGTAGAGAGAAAGAATTTCATACACATACATTAGACTTTCAGGAGAAAGACCGTTTCTTTTTGTTTTCGGATGGCTACCAAGACCAATTTGGTGGAAAAGAAAATCGAAAATTTATGTCTAAAAATCTCATCAAAACCATAGAAAAAAGTGTATATTTATCTTGTTACGAACAATATCCAATTTTGAAAGATACTTTTTTTGATTGGAAAGGCGAGCGCAAACAAACCGATGATGTGATTTTGGTTGCGATAGAGTTGTAA